From the genome of Glycine max cultivar Williams 82 chromosome 2, Glycine_max_v4.0, whole genome shotgun sequence, one region includes:
- the LOC113000464 gene encoding uncharacterized protein — protein MAPYEALHGRWCRTPLCWLEPREELILGPEVVQQTTKKVKLIQERMGTAQSRQKSYQDKRRRGLEFEVGDHVFLRVTPWTGVGRALKSRKLTPCFIGPFQILKSVGPVAYQIALPSSLSNLHNVFHVSQLRKYIHDPSHVIKLDDVQVKENLTYETLPLRIEDRLTKHLRGKEIPLVKVIWGGASGEDATWELESQMRAAYPSLFE, from the coding sequence ATGGCTCCCTATGAAGCTCTGCATGGTAGATGGTGTAGGACACCTCTATGTTGGCTAGAGCCCAGAGAAGAGCTCATCTTAGGACCTGAAGTGGTACAACAAACCACCAAGAAGGTAAAGTTGATCCAAGAAAGGATGGGAACTGCTCAGAGTAGGCAAAAAAGTTATCAGGACAAGAGGAGGAGAGGCCTGGAATTcgaggttggtgatcatgtGTTCTTGAGAGTCACTCCATGGACTGGGGTTGGTCGAGCATTGAAATCTCGAAAACTCACACCTTGCTTTATCggtcctttccaaattcttaaaAGTGTCGGTCCTGtggcataccaaattgcatTACCATCGTCActttctaatcttcacaatgtctttcatgtgtctcaactcCGTAAGTATATCCATGACCCATCTCATGTGATCAAACTGGATGATGTACAAGTGAAGGAgaacttgacatatgaaacattgcctTTGAGGATCGAGGATAGACTAACAAAGCACTTAAGAGGGAAGGAGATTCCATTGGTCAAGGTGATCTGGGGAGGTGCATCAGGAGAAGATGCCACATGGGAATTAGAGAGTCAGATGCGAGCAGCCTATCCATCCTTGTTTGAGTAA
- the LOC113000465 gene encoding uncharacterized protein — MKNKKNGPQHRGKPYSTPPKQYGNRPNNQRIAAMGFAGGSGSKPNTFPTQISCYKCGKLKLFVSSLNKDLVVETRIIGSVLTSNVCLNCPVEISGRTFVIDLICLPLSQIDVILGMDWLPSNHVLLNYFDKIVVFDGSGVSKDMMFIYANQVVTSLKENAQLYMILSNLEIETKVSMCDLPVVREFPEVFSEDISGLPPKRKIDFSIDLVPSAGPISIAPYRMSPIELAELKK; from the exons atgaagaacaaaaagaatggaCCTCAACATCGAGGAAAACCGTACTCAACCCCTCCTAAGCAATATGGTAACCGCCCCAACAATCAAAGGATTGCTGCTATGGGGTTTGCGGGTGGTAGTGGTAGCAAACCCAATACTTTCCCCACTCAGATCAGTTGTTATAAATGTG GGAAACTTAAGCTTTTTGtgtcttctttaaataaagatcTGGTGGTAGAGACCCGAATTATTGGTTCTGTGTTAACTTCtaatgtgtgtttgaattgtcCTGTGGAAATTTCTGGTAGAACATTTGTGATTGATCTGATTTGTTTGCCCTTGAGccaaattgatgttattctgGGTATGGACTGGTTACcttccaaccatgtcttgttaaactattttgataaaattgtggtGTTTGATGGTTCTGGAGTGAGTAAGGATATGATGTTTATCTATGCCAACCAAGTTGTGAcatctttaaaagaaaatgctCAACTGTACATGATCTTGTCTAACCTGGAAATAGAGACAAAGGTTTCCATGTGTGACCTCCCTGTTGTCAGAGAGTTTCCTGAAGTGTTTTCTGAGGATATATCCGGTCTACCACCCAAGAGAAAGATAGATTTTTCCATAGACTTGGTGCCTAGTGctggacccatatccatagccccttataggatgtctcctATAGAGTTAGCCGAGCTTAAGAAATAG
- the LOC106797499 gene encoding uncharacterized protein translates to MVGRNDRAIANALQAFAQAIGNPNRGEVAEAVVYQGLDSFQRNNPPAFNGGYNPDGAQNWIREIEKFFRVMACPEGQKVAFGTYTLVEEAEYWWKNTRQCLEAEGQDVTWDVFKRVFLEKYFLEDVRNKKEMEFLELKQGNMTVAEYATKFEELVRYFPHYQGRDGESSKCVKFLNGLRPEVKQAMKPGCLSVSTLG, encoded by the coding sequence ATGGTTGGACGGAATGATCGTGCGATAGCTAATGCTCTCCAAGCCTTTGCTCAGGCTATAGGAAATCCAAATAGGGGAGAAGTTGCTGAAGCTGTTGTGTACCAAGGGTTGGACAGCTTCCAACGAAACAATCCTCCTGCTTTCAATGGAGGATACAACCCTGATGGTGCTCAGAATTGGATAAGGGAAATTGAGAAATTTTTTCGAGTGATGGCATGTCCAGAAGGGCAAAAGGTTGCTTTTGGTACATATACTCTAGTGGAAGAAGCTGAGTATTGGTGGAAGAATACTCGCCAATGCCTAGAGGCTGAAGGTCAAGATGTGACTTGGGATGTCTTCAAGAGGGTATTTTTAGAGAAATACTTTCTTGAGGATGTTAGGAACAAGAAAGAGATGGAGTTCTTGGAGCTCAAGCAGGGAAACATGACTGTGGCTGAATATGCAACCAAGTTTGAGGAGTTGGTGAGGTACTTTCCCCATTATCAAGGGAGAGATGGTGAAAGTTCCAAATGTGTGAAGTTTCTAAACGGCTTGCGACCTGAAGTGAAGCAAGCTATGAAACCAGGGTGTTTGTCAGTTTCCACTCTTGGTTAA
- the LOC100804300 gene encoding universal stress protein A-like protein yields the protein MEGTNSSGDNVSAGVVQSRMRMKVMVAIDESEGSFYALKWALDNLFTTMATVGEASSPENDGMVFLVHVEPKVHNYVYPIGPGGAAFYPATVVVDSVKKAQQERSAAILSRALKMCHDKLVKGESIILHGDAREMICEAAEQMQINLLVLGSRGLGTLKRTFLGSVSDYCAHHAKTPILIVKPPSEHSKMQ from the exons ATGGAGGGAACTAATAGTAGCGGTGATAACGTGAGTGCGGGTGTGGTGCAGAGTAGGATGAGGATGAAGGTGATGGTGGCTATAGACGAGAGTGAAGGAAGCTTCTATGCTCTTAAGTGGGCCCTTGATAACCTCTTCACCACCATGGCCACTGTGGGAGAAGCATCATCACCTGAAAATGATGGCATGGTGTTCTTGGTTCATGTTGAGCCCAAAGTTCACAACTATGTGTATCCCATCGGACCCGGTGGAGCAG CCTTTTATCCTGCAACTGTAGTAGTGGATTCGGTGAAGAAAGCACAACAAGAACGATCAGCAGCTATTCTCTCACGGGCATTGAAAATGTGCCATGATAAGCTG GTGAAAGGAGAGAGTATTATTCTTCATGGAGACGCAAGGGAAATGATTTGTGAAGCCGCAGAGCAAATGCAAATTAATCTCCTAGTCTTGGGTAGCCGTGGCCTTGGCACGCTCAAAAG GACATTTCTTGGAAGTGTAAGCGACTATTGCGCACATCATGCAAAAACACCGATCCTTATTGTGAAACCACCATCAGAGCATAGCAAAATGCAGTAG